GAGCAGCAGCAGCACGACATTGGCCGACTCGATGGCCTGCAGCGTCTTGACCACTGAGAACTTCTCGATCGCCTCGAACACCCTGCCCTTGCGGCGCAGGCCGGCCGTGTCGATCAGCTCGAAGCGCTGGCCGTTTCGCTCGAAGGGCACGGAGATTGCGTCGCGCGTGGTGCCCGGCATGTCGAAGGCCACCAGGCGCTCTTCACCCAGCCAGGTGTTGATCAGCGTGGACTTGCCCACATTGGGCCGGCCGGCCACGGCCAGCTTGATCGGCTTATTGACCTCGTCCTCGTCCGTCTCGTCGTCTGGATCAGGCAGGTTCAGCGGCTCGAGAGCAAGCTCGACCAGGTCGCGCATACCCTGCCCGTGCGCTGCCGACACACCATGCACATCGCCGAAGCCCAGCTCGTAGAAGTCGACCAGCTTGGTGCCGTCGTGCATGCCCTCGGCCTTGTTGGCCGCCAAGACGCAGGGTTTGCCAAGGCGGCGCAGCTCGTTGGCGATGTCGTGGTCTTGCGCCGAGAGTCCCTCGCGGGCGTCGACCACGAAGATCACCACGTCGGCCTCGGCCACGGCCTGCCGCGTCTGCTTGGCCATTTCCTTGTAGATGCCGCTGCCCGCGTCGGGCTCGAAGCCGCCGGTGTCAATCACGATGAACTCGTGCTTGCCCAGGCGGCCGTTGCCGTAATGGCGGTCGCGCGTGAGTCCGGCGAAGTCGGCGACGATGGCGTCGCGCGTCTGGGTCAGGCGGTTGAAGAGGGTCGATTTGCCGACGTTGGGCCGCCCGACCAGGGCCACGACCGGCTTCATGGCCGGCCTTTCGATGGCTCGGTATTCATGGTCGGGCCTTGGAAAAAGAAAGAAAAGTTATTCAGGGCGATAGCCAAAAACGCCACCCTTGGCAGTCACCACCACGACCGTGTTGCCGGCCAGTACCGGCGTAATGGTGATGGCCGAGCCATCGGGCGTGATGCGATTGAGCAGCGCACCGTCTTCGCGCGAGACGAAATGCAGCGTGCCGGTGTCTTCGCCGACGATCAGCGAGCGGCCCACGGCCAGCGGTGCGGTGAGGTTGCGATTCTTGAAGCGGCTCATCTGCCAGGCGCGTTCACCGTCGGCACGGCGCCAGGCCACGACGCTGCCGTCGGACTCGGTGCCGTAGACAAAACCGCTGTCGCCGCTCACACCGTCCGCGCCCGAGGCCGGCTTGCTCCAGACCAGTGAGCCGCGCACGGTTTCGACGCAGCCGACGCTGGCGTAGTAGGCGCGGGCGCAGACCGTGTCGCCGAAGCGGCTCACGCTGCCGGTCAGGTCGACCAGGCGTTCCACGTCGTTGGTGCCGCGCGGAGCCGCAATGGGCGATTCCCAGCGCGAGGTGCCGTTGGCGGGGTTGATGCCGACCAACCGGCCGCCGATGCCGGCCACCAGCGTGTCGCCCACGGCGATGAGCACGCCCGACTTGCGCAGCACCAGGTTTTCACCTGCGCGCTGCTGGATCCAGAGGCGACGGCCGCTCTGGCCATCCCAGGCGCTGATGCTGCGGTCGGCGGTCTGCACGAACACGCGGCGGCCCGCCACCAGCGGTGCGGTGAAGGCCTGGGCCGAGAGCTTCTGCTTCCAGAGGACCTTGCCGTTCTCGATGGCGACCAGCTCGTTGCTGGTGGTGACGACCGCAGCCATCGACCCGTCGCTGCCGACACCGGCCGCCAGCGGGGCGCCGGCGCTGGCGCGCCAGGTTTCGCGGCCGGCGCGGGCATCGATGGCAACCACTGTGCCGTCACTGCCGGCCACGGTAACCGTGTCGCCGCTGACGTCGGTGGTGAGCGGGAACTGGACTTCGGGAATGCGCACAGTCCAGGCTTGGCGCACGCTCATCAGGGCCGGGTTGGCGGGCAGTTCGGCCGGCTTCGGCTTGCTGGTGCCAGAACAGGCGGCGAGAAACGCTACCAAAACAAGAGCTGATCCCGCACGCAGGGCGGTCGATTCAGGCATGAAACGCTTGAAATTCATGATGCGGTCAGGGAGTTTTGGGGGCTGCGGGTGTGACGGTGACGACGGGTGCCAGACTCTTCGGATCGACACCGACCGCATTGAGCTTGATTTCAAC
This is a stretch of genomic DNA from Variovorax paradoxus. It encodes these proteins:
- the der gene encoding ribosome biogenesis GTPase Der, with the translated sequence MKPVVALVGRPNVGKSTLFNRLTQTRDAIVADFAGLTRDRHYGNGRLGKHEFIVIDTGGFEPDAGSGIYKEMAKQTRQAVAEADVVIFVVDAREGLSAQDHDIANELRRLGKPCVLAANKAEGMHDGTKLVDFYELGFGDVHGVSAAHGQGMRDLVELALEPLNLPDPDDETDEDEVNKPIKLAVAGRPNVGKSTLINTWLGEERLVAFDMPGTTRDAISVPFERNGQRFELIDTAGLRRKGRVFEAIEKFSVVKTLQAIESANVVLLLLDATQGVTDQDAHIAGYILESGRAVVIAINKWDAVDSYQREQIQRQIETRLPFLKFAALHFISAIKRQGLGPVWQAIAQAHKSATRKMSTPVLTRLLLEAVQFQAPKRGGMYRPKLRYAHQGGMNPPVIVIHGNSLEHVTDAYKRFLEGRFRKEFDLVGTPLRIEFKSSHNPFADKDD
- the bamB gene encoding outer membrane protein assembly factor BamB — its product is MNFKRFMPESTALRAGSALVLVAFLAACSGTSKPKPAELPANPALMSVRQAWTVRIPEVQFPLTTDVSGDTVTVAGSDGTVVAIDARAGRETWRASAGAPLAAGVGSDGSMAAVVTTSNELVAIENGKVLWKQKLSAQAFTAPLVAGRRVFVQTADRSISAWDGQSGRRLWIQQRAGENLVLRKSGVLIAVGDTLVAGIGGRLVGINPANGTSRWESPIAAPRGTNDVERLVDLTGSVSRFGDTVCARAYYASVGCVETVRGSLVWSKPASGADGVSGDSGFVYGTESDGSVVAWRRADGERAWQMSRFKNRNLTAPLAVGRSLIVGEDTGTLHFVSREDGALLNRITPDGSAITITPVLAGNTVVVVTAKGGVFGYRPE